The proteins below are encoded in one region of Clostridium estertheticum:
- a CDS encoding undecaprenyl diphosphate synthase family protein: protein MRIPNHIGIIPDGNRRWSVDNGLPKDKGYTYGLDPGLSLYKLCKSAGVKEITYFGFTTDNTKRPVIQREAFAKACVDAVKLLSTQDADLLVVGNSDSPMFPKELLPFTSRKTFGRGGIRINFLVNYGWEWDLSNLDQNKSSKRSNILNCIKTKDISRVDLIIRWGGRMRLSGFLPIQSIYSDFYPIDDFWPDFKPEHLTNALNWYDQQDVTLGG, encoded by the coding sequence ATGAGAATACCGAATCATATCGGAATAATTCCCGATGGAAATAGAAGATGGTCCGTAGATAATGGTTTACCTAAGGACAAAGGATATACTTATGGATTAGATCCTGGTCTATCTTTGTATAAACTTTGCAAAAGTGCAGGTGTAAAAGAAATAACTTATTTCGGTTTTACTACCGATAATACAAAAAGGCCAGTAATACAAAGAGAGGCCTTTGCTAAAGCTTGTGTCGATGCTGTAAAGCTTTTAAGTACACAAGATGCCGATTTATTAGTAGTCGGAAATAGCGACTCCCCTATGTTTCCAAAAGAACTGCTTCCTTTCACCTCACGTAAAACCTTTGGCAGGGGCGGCATAAGGATAAATTTTCTAGTAAACTATGGCTGGGAATGGGATCTAAGTAATCTCGATCAAAACAAAAGTAGTAAAAGAAGCAATATATTGAATTGTATCAAAACTAAAGATATTTCTAGAGTAGATCTAATCATTCGTTGGGGTGGTAGAATGCGTCTTAGCGGTTTCTTGCCAATACAGTCCATATATTCTGACTTTTATCCTATAGATGACTTTTGGCCTGATTTTAAACCCGAACATTTAACTAACGCATTAAATTGGTACGATCAGCAAGATGTAACCCTTGGTGGTTAA
- a CDS encoding demethoxyubiquinone hydroxylase family protein — translation MALLGNPFVANVPRQMSNDELAQAIRVDISGELEAIIGYEAHSMSTADERVKKILNHIADEERRHVGELQEILYMLSPKDAQFMEEGKQKIKDQQSQNFQQPIQ, via the coding sequence ATGGCTTTACTCGGAAATCCATTCGTTGCAAATGTACCAAGACAAATGTCAAATGACGAGCTTGCACAAGCAATTCGTGTTGATATTTCAGGTGAACTTGAGGCTATTATAGGTTATGAAGCTCATTCGATGTCTACAGCTGATGAAAGGGTTAAAAAAATTTTAAATCACATTGCAGATGAAGAAAGAAGGCACGTTGGGGAGCTTCAAGAAATTTTGTATATGTTATCTCCAAAGGATGCACAATTCATGGAGGAAGGTAAACAGAAAATTAAAGACCAGCAATCTCAAAATTTTCAGCAACCGATTCAGTAA
- a CDS encoding tRNA-uridine aminocarboxypropyltransferase: MNSDYKIKQITSLYESCNQCGLPIINCLCSTAPKIKTSSKFWILSTEKEFYRPSNTARLLKLINPHSTELFLWERTKMPEKLITNLNNDIYEPFLLFPIENNQTKCPKLEYKSAGKIPAFIIIDGTWKEARKILRKSSYLGNLPIISLEPNFKSIYDLRRGAKDGNLCTIETAIEVLSISGDKKHSQVINDFYNLFLKSYKAGLSGHKLITSDKN, encoded by the coding sequence ATGAACTCAGATTATAAAATAAAACAAATAACCAGTTTGTATGAAAGTTGTAATCAATGTGGGCTGCCTATTATAAATTGCCTCTGTTCTACAGCACCTAAGATAAAAACGTCCTCAAAATTCTGGATTTTATCTACGGAAAAAGAATTTTATAGACCTTCTAATACTGCGAGACTATTGAAACTCATAAATCCACATTCTACAGAGCTTTTTCTTTGGGAAAGAACAAAAATGCCAGAGAAACTAATAACAAACTTAAATAATGATATATATGAGCCATTTTTACTTTTTCCCATAGAAAATAATCAAACAAAGTGCCCGAAACTTGAATACAAAAGTGCAGGGAAAATTCCTGCCTTTATTATCATAGACGGTACATGGAAGGAAGCACGAAAAATACTTAGAAAAAGTTCCTATTTAGGAAACCTGCCAATTATTTCATTAGAACCAAACTTTAAGTCTATATATGATTTAAGAAGAGGTGCAAAGGATGGCAATTTATGTACAATAGAAACTGCAATAGAGGTACTATCTATAAGTGGTGATAAGAAGCATTCACAGGTAATAAATGATTTTTATAATTTATTTTTAAAAAGCTATAAGGCAGGCCTAAGTGGTCACAAACTTATAACTTCTGATAAAAATTGA
- a CDS encoding TspO/MBR family protein, translating into MFNIFKINGEKNIIALIFSILIAEGVGLLSGFLSMNGPSAYENFNKPFFSPPGWIFPIIWTILFFLMAVAAYRIWMVGKSGVDVKKSLILYGFQLFLNFLWSIIFFRFRLYAIAFLELLLLLVFILLTTFEFYKIDKTAAYLMIPYIVWVSFAGVLNYTIWMLN; encoded by the coding sequence ATGTTTAATATCTTTAAGATAAATGGTGAAAAAAATATTATTGCTCTTATATTCAGCATTTTGATTGCAGAAGGAGTAGGTTTGTTAAGTGGTTTTTTAAGTATGAACGGTCCAAGCGCTTATGAAAATTTTAATAAACCTTTTTTCTCGCCTCCTGGATGGATTTTTCCTATTATATGGACAATATTATTCTTTTTAATGGCTGTAGCTGCTTATAGAATTTGGATGGTGGGGAAATCCGGGGTTGATGTAAAAAAATCATTGATTTTATATGGTTTTCAATTGTTTTTAAATTTTCTTTGGTCCATTATATTTTTCAGGTTTAGACTATACGCTATTGCTTTTTTAGAATTACTTCTATTGTTAGTATTTATTCTTTTAACTACTTTTGAATTTTATAAGATTGATAAAACCGCAGCTTATCTTATGATTCCATATATTGTTTGGGTATCATTTGCTGGAGTTTTAAATTATACTATATGGATGCTTAATTAA
- a CDS encoding NAD(P)H-dependent flavin oxidoreductase — protein MKLPPLKIGELIARIPIIQGGMGVGVSLSKLASAVANEGGIGIISTAQIGFNEEDFATNAKEANKRALRNEIRRARELSPKGIIGINIMVAMNNYEELTMVALQEGIDLIISGAGLALDLPKIAKGFKTKLAPIVSSAKAAIVISKMWDRKNNCAADLIVVEGPEAGGHLGFSLESLLEKKAQDLKQIVKEVIEAIKPFEEKYNKKIPVVAAGGVYTGTDISELMKIGAAGVQMATRFVATNECDASLAFKMAYINSKEGDIKIVKSPVGMPGRAINNNFMKVVEEKGCKVSKCYLCIKKCDPKTTPYCITEALIQAVRGNLDNGLIFVGSNAYRVNKIVTVKELMTELVEEAERDF, from the coding sequence ATGAAGTTACCTCCTTTAAAAATTGGAGAATTAATAGCACGTATTCCTATAATTCAAGGTGGTATGGGAGTGGGAGTATCTTTATCAAAGCTCGCATCAGCTGTCGCAAACGAGGGTGGAATTGGGATAATATCTACTGCCCAAATTGGTTTTAATGAAGAAGACTTTGCGACTAATGCAAAGGAAGCAAACAAAAGAGCATTAAGAAATGAAATTAGGCGAGCTAGAGAATTAAGTCCTAAGGGTATAATTGGGATAAATATTATGGTAGCTATGAATAATTATGAAGAACTAACAATGGTAGCTTTACAAGAAGGTATAGATTTAATAATATCTGGCGCAGGACTTGCACTTGATTTACCGAAAATAGCCAAAGGATTTAAAACAAAACTTGCACCTATAGTATCGTCAGCAAAGGCAGCTATAGTTATATCAAAAATGTGGGATAGAAAAAACAATTGTGCCGCAGATTTAATTGTTGTTGAAGGCCCAGAGGCTGGTGGTCATCTTGGTTTCTCTTTGGAATCGCTACTTGAGAAGAAAGCCCAAGATTTAAAGCAAATAGTTAAAGAAGTTATAGAGGCAATTAAACCTTTCGAAGAGAAATATAATAAAAAAATTCCTGTAGTAGCTGCTGGTGGAGTATATACTGGTACCGATATTTCAGAATTAATGAAAATAGGTGCAGCTGGAGTACAAATGGCTACTAGATTTGTGGCGACTAATGAATGTGATGCTAGTTTAGCTTTTAAAATGGCATATATTAATTCAAAAGAAGGAGACATAAAGATAGTAAAAAGTCCTGTAGGTATGCCTGGACGTGCCATTAACAATAATTTTATGAAAGTTGTAGAGGAAAAGGGTTGCAAAGTAAGTAAGTGTTATTTGTGCATTAAGAAATGTGATCCTAAAACTACACCTTATTGTATTACAGAAGCACTTATACAGGCAGTAAGAGGGAACTTAGATAACGGTCTTATTTTCGTTGGAAGTAATGCTTACCGTGTAAATAAAATTGTGACCGTTAAGGAACTTATGACTGAACTTGTGGAAGAAGCAGAACGTGATTTTTAG
- a CDS encoding MarR family winged helix-turn-helix transcriptional regulator codes for MSRSVGVVNELLVETFSDISQIEQRALKEGVLKDISVTEVHTIDAIGMYEHRTMSEVAQDLRITVGTLTTAINKLLKKGYVDRKRGEEDRRSVMITLTRKGKLAYRIHDRFHSNMVHATIDGLNEEEEEVLIKSLEKLNDFFKNKYRLEY; via the coding sequence ATGAGCAGATCTGTTGGAGTTGTAAATGAACTTTTAGTAGAGACCTTTAGTGACATATCTCAGATAGAACAGAGGGCACTTAAAGAAGGGGTTCTTAAGGACATATCTGTAACAGAAGTACATACTATTGATGCAATTGGAATGTATGAACACAGAACTATGTCCGAGGTTGCTCAGGATCTTAGGATAACCGTAGGGACACTTACAACCGCTATTAACAAACTTCTCAAAAAAGGGTATGTTGATAGAAAAAGGGGAGAAGAAGATAGAAGATCAGTAATGATCACACTTACCAGAAAAGGAAAACTTGCCTACAGGATACATGATAGGTTTCATTCTAATATGGTGCATGCAACTATCGATGGTCTAAACGAAGAAGAGGAAGAGGTATTAATAAAATCTCTTGAAAAATTAAATGATTTCTTCAAAAATAAATATAGATTAGAATATTAA
- a CDS encoding beta-ketoacyl-ACP synthase III: MNEVQIIGTGSYAPLNIMTNHELSKIVDTSDEWIVSMTGIKQRHISTGENTSDLATKAASEALANANIKAEDIDLIIVASTSPDQFVPATACIVQGNIGAVNAMAFDISAACTGFIFALNIAMQFLKTGQRKRALIIGADVLSKIVDWTDRNTCILFGDGAGAAVLEAGSVRGIISVNSASEGQKGKFLTCPTVDVKNTYTKGNEDFKATISMDGKEIFKFAVKTIASSISRILNENNYTLDDIKYVVCHQANFRIIEFVVRKLKADKDKFFVNLDKYGNTSAASIAIAMDEMNKENLLTAGDKIILVGFGGGLTYGASLIEWTMNK; the protein is encoded by the coding sequence ATGAATGAAGTACAAATAATTGGTACGGGAAGTTATGCACCTCTAAACATAATGACTAATCACGAGTTATCAAAAATTGTAGATACTTCTGATGAATGGATAGTTTCTATGACGGGTATTAAGCAGAGACATATATCTACAGGAGAAAATACTTCAGATTTAGCTACAAAAGCAGCCAGTGAAGCATTAGCGAATGCAAATATTAAAGCTGAAGATATAGACTTGATTATTGTTGCAAGTACTTCTCCAGATCAATTTGTACCAGCAACTGCATGTATAGTTCAAGGAAATATCGGAGCAGTTAATGCCATGGCTTTTGATATATCAGCAGCATGTACGGGGTTTATATTTGCCCTTAATATAGCAATGCAATTTCTTAAAACAGGTCAGCGAAAAAGAGCACTAATAATAGGGGCTGATGTATTATCAAAAATAGTTGATTGGACAGACAGAAACACTTGTATTTTATTTGGAGACGGAGCAGGGGCAGCAGTACTTGAAGCAGGAAGCGTTAGAGGAATAATTTCTGTAAATTCAGCTTCAGAAGGTCAAAAGGGAAAATTTTTGACATGTCCAACTGTAGATGTGAAAAATACATATACAAAAGGAAATGAGGATTTTAAAGCAACAATAAGTATGGATGGCAAAGAAATTTTTAAATTTGCAGTAAAAACTATTGCAAGTAGCATAAGTAGAATCTTAAATGAAAATAATTACACACTTGATGATATTAAGTATGTAGTTTGTCATCAAGCAAATTTTAGAATAATAGAATTTGTTGTTAGAAAATTGAAGGCTGATAAAGATAAATTTTTCGTCAATTTAGATAAGTACGGAAATACTTCGGCAGCAAGTATAGCCATAGCAATGGACGAAATGAATAAGGAAAATTTACTTACAGCTGGAGATAAAATTATACTTGTAGGCTTTGGTGGTGGATTAACCTACGGAGCTTCATTAATAGAATGGACAATGAATAAATAA
- the acpP gene encoding acyl carrier protein produces the protein MVFEKVKSVIVEQLGIDEAEVKMEAKFADDLGVDSLEIFEIVMSLEEAFEIEIPNEDIENIKDVQGIVKYIEEKLK, from the coding sequence ATGGTATTTGAAAAAGTTAAAAGTGTAATAGTTGAACAATTAGGAATAGACGAAGCAGAGGTTAAAATGGAGGCCAAATTTGCAGATGATTTAGGTGTAGATTCTCTTGAAATTTTTGAAATTGTTATGTCACTCGAAGAAGCATTTGAAATTGAAATACCAAATGAGGATATAGAAAATATTAAAGATGTACAGGGAATTGTTAAATATATAGAAGAAAAACTTAAATAA
- the fabK gene encoding enoyl-[acyl-carrier-protein] reductase FabK translates to MFNSVFFKELGVKYPIIQGGMAWVADSSLASAVSNAGGLGIIAAANAPTDYVRNEIRKAKELTDKPFGVNVMLLSDNAEQIAHLVCEEGVKVVTTGAGNPGKYMELWKSHGIKVIPVVASVALAKRMERAGADAVIAEGCESGGHIGELTTMSLVPQVVDAVSIPVIAAGGIGDGRGVAAAFMLGVQGVQVGTRFLVANECTIHENYKKKILGAKDIDSVVTGRPTGHPVRVLKNKLSRKFQKLEKENASIEDLEELGRGCLQKAVQQGDIEMGSILAGQIAGLVKKEQSCKEIIEEMFTQAEEAIIKFR, encoded by the coding sequence ATGTTTAATTCCGTATTTTTTAAAGAGTTAGGTGTAAAGTATCCAATAATACAAGGTGGTATGGCTTGGGTTGCAGATAGTAGTTTAGCGTCTGCAGTATCTAATGCAGGAGGTCTCGGTATTATAGCGGCAGCCAATGCACCAACAGATTATGTAAGAAATGAAATTAGAAAAGCAAAGGAATTAACAGATAAGCCTTTTGGCGTTAACGTAATGCTTTTAAGTGATAACGCAGAACAAATTGCACATCTTGTATGTGAAGAAGGTGTTAAAGTAGTTACTACAGGGGCAGGAAACCCAGGCAAATATATGGAACTTTGGAAGTCACATGGGATTAAAGTAATACCAGTAGTGGCTTCTGTTGCATTAGCGAAGCGTATGGAGAGAGCGGGAGCAGATGCGGTTATTGCAGAAGGTTGTGAATCTGGAGGACATATTGGTGAACTTACAACCATGTCGCTCGTTCCTCAAGTTGTTGATGCGGTTAGTATTCCTGTAATTGCAGCAGGTGGAATAGGTGATGGACGAGGAGTTGCAGCAGCATTTATGCTCGGTGTACAAGGAGTTCAAGTAGGAACAAGGTTCCTAGTAGCGAATGAATGTACAATACATGAAAATTATAAAAAGAAGATACTAGGTGCGAAGGATATAGATTCAGTGGTTACGGGAAGACCTACAGGACACCCTGTTAGGGTTTTAAAAAATAAATTATCGAGAAAATTCCAGAAACTTGAGAAAGAAAATGCTTCAATAGAGGATTTAGAGGAACTTGGGCGAGGATGTTTACAAAAGGCAGTACAACAAGGCGACATAGAGATGGGATCTATTCTTGCAGGACAAATTGCGGGTCTTGTAAAAAAAGAACAAAGTTGCAAGGAAATTATCGAAGAAATGTTTACACAAGCAGAAGAAGCTATTATAAAATTTAGATAA